The following are encoded together in the Syngnathus typhle isolate RoL2023-S1 ecotype Sweden linkage group LG5, RoL_Styp_1.0, whole genome shotgun sequence genome:
- the LOC133154021 gene encoding cytochrome c oxidase subunit 7C, mitochondrial encodes MLGQAVRRFTTSAVRSSHYGEGPGQNLPFSVENKWRLLGMMVMFFGSGFAFPFIVVRHQILKK; translated from the exons ATGCTGGGACAAGCCGTAAGGCGATTCACGACGTCTGCTGTGCGTTCTTCGCATTATGGCGAAGGACCTGGACAG AACCTTCCATTTTCTGTGGAAAACAAGTGGCGTCTGCTGGGTATGATGGTGATGTTCTTTGGCAGCGGCTTTGCATTCCCCTTTATTGTCGTCAGACACCAGATCCTGAAGAAGTAA